TGTTTTGCCGCAACTTCTGCCCGGTGGCATCCCGAATAAGTGCTTAAACGCTATCCATTGTGAAGGCACTTTGCGTTTTGTAGCCCACCCAAAGCGCAACCTCCGCAAGCGAATCACTTGTATCTCGGAGCAAGGTTTCGGCAAATGCGACGCGGTGGTGTTGTACATACTCGTGTAGCGTTTTGACCAAATAATGCGCAAAACGGTATTACAAAAAGTGGCTATGATCCCCGCAGACAGAAAGGCACTCGCTTGTGGCAAGTGTTTCATCAAAAAGGCGGTTATGCAATCGCGGGAAAGGGGGAGGTGGTATATATACTGGGATTGTTTGCTCGGCGTATCGTTCTGTATGGGATGGTTCATGGTACACCGTAGGATATGATGGGTTGGGAAATAGAAACCAGACGTAACTTCACATATCTAAATAGAATAAATCGCTTACAAAACTAAAAACCTATATCATTTTGTCATGAGATAATATAATGCCTTTTTACACCTATAATTTAATTACTCAAAAGACTTAAAAACCAAAATTACATGATTTATTTCGGCGAATTTTTTGGCTGCTTTGCTTTATTGTCTATTGTCGTCTGGGTATTTTATGTAGGTTTGTTATGGTGAATCATGTGTGGTAGCAGTGGCTCCTTGATGGTCTAAAACCCATTTC
This region of Bacteroidetes Order II. bacterium genomic DNA includes:
- a CDS encoding helix-turn-helix transcriptional regulator, translated to MVKTLHEYVQHHRVAFAETLLRDTSDSLAEVALWVGYKTQSAFTMDSV